The genomic region AAGGGGCCGGCGGCCACCTTGGGCACCTGCcctggtcgccccccccccccctcccctccttcTTGGGCGCGCGGGGGGAAGGCGGGAGAGGGTGgcgcccccgcccccccccccactcccctttcctttctcttaggTGGAGGGAAGGCatgaggggctagccctccccccctttccttccctagggccagCGGCCTAGAGGTGGCgcgtgccagccccttgtgggctggtgtgctcccctcttttgGACCATATGGCCCAATAACCTCCTGGGGCCTCcccgaaccccttccggtgacacgATGACTACCCGATACATTTCGAAACCTTTCCAGTGaccaaatatcatcgtcctatatatcaatatttacctccgaaccattatGAAGCTCctagtcatgtctgtgatctcatccgggactccgaacaacattcgttcatcaactcacataactcatataatactatatcgtcaacgaacgttaagcacgcggaccctacaggttcgagaatgatgtagacatgaccgagatgcctcttcggtcaataaccaacagcagaacctggatgcccatattggttcctacatattctacgaagatctttatcggtcgaacctttatgacaacatacgtaattccctttgtctgtcggtatgttacttgcccgagattcgatcgtcggtatcttcatacctagtttcatctcattaccggcaagtctcttcactcattccggaatacatcatctcataactaactccttagtcactttgcttgaaagcttcttatgatgtgtattaccgagagggcccagagatacctctccgatacacggagcgAATCTCAATCTctatccatgccaactcaacagacaccttcggagatacctgtagagcatctttatgatcacccagttacgttgtgacgtttaatagcacaaaaggtattcctctggtatccgggagttacatgatctcatggtcgaaggaatatgtatttgacattaagaaagcagtagcaataaactgaacgatcatatgctgaactaacggatgtgtcttgtccatcacatcattctcctaatgatgtgatcccgttatcaagtgacaacacatgtccatggttaggaaatcttaaccatctttgatcaacgagctagtctagtagaggctcactagggacatggtattcctttatgtatccacacatgtatttaagtttccgataatacaattctggcatgaataataaacatttatcatgaacaaggaaatataataataacatctttattattgcctctctgGCATATTTCCATCACGACACCCTCGTGTGTCTTAGGGCCGGGTCAACCGGCGGACAGCATGCACCGATGGTGACAAGGACAAGAATAGAGGTGTTGTGTAGATGAATTAATGTATGCCAGCGATAAAAAATTCCGCTCGCATTTGTGGAATCCCGTAAAGGCTGGGCATGGGCGCTTGGAGAGTACTACATGAGTAACATGACGAGTTGATGGAACAACTTGTACTTACTCCAACTTGATCCATCAACTCGTCATACCCCCAAGCGCCCATGATTCATGTTACTCATGTAGAAGCCATCAAGTTAGCAGCATCAAGATGGTGAAGCCATGACTCATTGGTCATGGTGGAACTATGGTAACCGGAAGGTTATgcaagaagaagacgaagaagacgcAAGGAAAGAGAGGAATCATGAGAGGTGACCATATTGCCATTTTTTATCCACTAGATTAGGTATAATTCTTACCGCTAATCTGTATCGAGATCTGAATAACTTTTTAAGTGGGTGGCATTCCTCAATTTAATTTTTAACTTAATGTCTGAGATTTAATTTTGCTCATTTCTTGAGTCGGTTTCAGAAGTATATAGAGATCGATGGTGTAGGTTGTACCTTGAATAGAACAGTTGGAGATATAGatttaaatttgcataaaaagtTTGCATCATGTAAGTAAGCCATACAggccctctgtaaacaaatataagagcgtttagatcactaaaaatagtgatctaaacgctcttatatttctttatggaggaagTACTATATTTTTGTATATTTAAAtataaaatagtgatctaaacgtttttatattttttttacggAGAAAGTACTATATTTTTGTATATTTAAATATACATGATATTTTAAAGAACGAGCGACTAAAATATGGAACTAAATTAATATGACCAATAACTAATAATTTTCTACCGCAACGATACATTGATGCTGCTATGCTAGCAGTTTCTACCACACAATAGTCCAATTTCGCCCCAGtgtatcccgttgcaacgcaccgTAATGTAGTTTTAGAATTTACTATATTTTAATCACGGTTAGGTTTTAGTTTCAAGACGGGCAACCCACCTGAAGAGCCATCCTTTCTTGAAAAAAAAACATGAATGTGGTAGAAGGAAAGAAATACCATGCCTACAGGAACatttgtcaaatacagtacatggaaAATGGTGCTTTTGAAATGCTTAAAGACCTTAATACAGGTTGCAGGTAATCACTAGGCAATGACACTTAAAGAAGTGCAGGGTTCTTGAAGTACATGAATCGAAAAAGTATAAAACAAACCAGCATTTGATCTTTTGTCAACATCgattaatagaaaacagaaacagtatTTTACTGTGTTGAAGCACTGCGTTAAAAACGCATTCACATTCACAGAAACAAATTTATTCTGCTCAGGACAACAAGCAAACTGCAGGCAAAGGACCCATGAGACTAGTCTCAACTACACACTGCGGCAGGTGAAAAATGATGCATCTTGAAGAGTTCAAGTTTCATGACTTCACTTGCGGAGGAGAGTCGCCCTGCAGAGCTGGATCTGATTTGATGGCATCTAATGTCTTGAAGAACTCCTCAGGTAGTGCAACGGGCCGGTGCTGCGGAACATGCTTGGGAATAGGTGTGTCATCTTCAATCACCTCGCATTCGTAGTCATCAGGAACACCCCAGGGATCCCACTCTGCAATGCATAGCAACATATAGTAATTAAAATAGAACTGATACTGAAAGCTTTTGTATCAATTAGAGATTCTCATACTGGAGACAATAGCCTAAAAAACAGCATTCCGGGCATAGGCACAGTCTGCGATCTTAATCCAAAAGAAATGGAAGATGGGTACATCCATTAACTGTATCAAGTGTTATGGCAAAAGTAACTTTGCGAACCAGTGATGAAACACAAAACGGTTCAGCTTTCGTATTCAACAAATCACCCTGTAACCAACAGGTCACTTTTCAATTTAATAAAACCGAAAGAAATTGTTCTCATAAGGTGTTATGCATTAAGCATATATGGTGACAGACTGACAGATTAAAGAAGGGTTTTTATCAGTTATGCCAccggttgtgtcccactactcagttttgccattagaagttacaactgctcaaaaatgccatcaatctgtgagatgcttgctcaaaaatgccattagatatctcaaaaatgccatcgttctgttagatgtttgctcaaaaatgccattagacattgttatttttacgtcaaacccgttgaccatgttctatgagaaaaataagcctagacccacatgtcagttctctCTCTCACACAATGATATgtgcggccccacttgtcaggagtaaccaagcgaataattttataggaaaataagaacgttgttgggatcaaggGGGCCCTatactttattgtagtgagatagagggagagctggcatgttggttcataggtatttatgtcattataacatggcaaaagagatttgagatcacaataTGGTGTttagtggcatttttgagcatgtgtctaatGAAGCGATGGCCTTTTTGAGCAGTTGAAATttctagtggcaaaactgagtagtgggacataACCGGTGGCATAACTGATAAAAACCCATTAAAGAAATGTAACTATGATGGTTGCCTTGAGCATCAAATAGCCTAAATAGAATATCATTAGACAATCACTCTTGTGAGTGCATGCTACAACTCATTGATATCTGCCATCTAATTTGCTCAAAACATATTTACTCCATAATGTGAGCTGACCACTCCCATCTATAAAACGAACCATAGTACTAAACAAAGTATAATGTGCGGAGAAGATTGGAATTCCCAGTTTCTGAAAGAAAATCTGCTGCCATAAAGAGCTTAATACATGTATTGTAATCAGCCGAACTACCTTGCTAGTGATATCAATGAGATTACTTCAAGAAAGCGCCCATGATATTTGTATCAAATTGGAGCTAGTAACCAATCCCAGCATGATATTTGTATTGAAAAAACTTATATAAACAAAAAATCTCAAATATCCTTCATCGTGAGACATATAACCATTACTATAAATAAGACACTTTTTCACGTATTCACCCGAGATATTGTAGAAATTGGCCACATTGATCTGTCGTCTTGTTCTCGTGTCTAATAGAAATATGGCAGTACAATTATTCCCCAATTAGGAGCATATAACTTGGTTATGTAGATATGAATACTTTAAGTTGAGGTGCTTCCAGATCATTAGATGTCTTATTTTCGCTGGTAATATCATCAAATCCCTCACTCCCTGTACCACCATTTCAACAAGGGGAGCTAAGAGGTGAAGAGCAGGCCACAAAATGTTTAACACCGACCCAGCAACATAGCCAAATTTGCAGCTCATTTAAATTTTACTATGCATAGAAAGAAAAACCATAGTTGATTGTTTCTTCCAAGATTATCTCAGTTTTAAATGGGATAGAGGTGCATTTAATCTGAATTTGACGAAACAAAAAACATTACATAGCTGATACGTCCAACATCGGCTTAAAAGATGTGTAAGGGGATAGGCTAAAGCTGCACCCTTGTTCTGCCACGGTCTAGCAACGTTTCGGAAAATGTGCACTGTTCCTAATGGGAGGACAATGTTACCAGAAATGGACATTTTCTGATGTAGCACCCGTTGAGCTCCTGAACTGGATTCTGGGTCAACAATGTTATGGGCATAGCAATCCACCGTGAGACCAAAACTATGAAAGactatagggtgtgtttggtttgtgTCCAAGTTTGTCCTGCCAAAATTTTGGCTAGCCAAAATTAGAGGTTTCGCTTGCCCATGAGTTGGCCAACATTGGCTAGACAATGAACTAGGACTACCAAAGAAGCATTGGCATGCCCAAACGTTGGCAATCATCCAAACATGGACCGATGTTTTAGACTTTAGGTCATGACCAAAAAATTGGTAGGATAAATGTTGGTGGCAATCCAAACATACCCAtagtaaaaaaaaaaaaaaaacataccCATAGTACACCAATAATCACGCAGTCTTGTGTATCTCAATGTTTGAGATGAACATTAATTAATTTCACACAAATTTCCATCTGTTGACAAAGGTTGCCAGATCTACTGGTAGTTGAACAGTAAGCGTTAGCTACTCCTATGCAACCCTAACGTACCATTTGCACTAGGTGAAGAGCAGAAAGGACATTTTCTCAACGAGCAATCCGCAGGCAACCTCGCATTTCCCCGTATCAAAAGAGAAGACATCCCTTATCACCAAACGGGCAAACAAACTACTCCCCGCACATCCATCGATTGCCCCATATATCGATCAGACAAGGATAATAAAACACAAAAGTAACTAATCGGGGCAAAGAAAGGGGAACGGGTAATCGTAGAGGCACGAACCGATCATCTTGCCGATGAGCTTAAGCTCGTCCTCGGCCTCCTCGATGAGCTCCTCGACCTGGCCGCAGCCGAGGCGGTCCTCGATGCGCTTCCAGTCCTCCTCCTCCTGGCAGATCTGGAGGCGGTAGCGGGTGAAGGACTCGACGGCCTTGCGGTAGCCCTCGTCCTTGGGGACGGCCTCGATCTCCTTGAGGGTGCGCGTGTAGAGCCCGATGAGCACATCCCGCGCCTCGGAGACCACGTCCAGACCCACGATCCCCGTCGTCTCCTTCACCGCCCGCGCAGAGCGCATGGCCGCCAGCCCGCCCCCGCCGCTTAGGATCCGCCGCAGAAACATCCCGCCGCCGTCTTCTTCTTCggactctctctcttctctctctttctctctggtGAGATGAGGTGAGGTGCGGGTGCGACCGTGCGTGTGGGTTAGTGTAGGAGCGAGCAGCAAAGTGAAAAATGGGCCTGGGCAGTGGGCTCGTTCTTTAGATGAGGAAAGTGGTGTGTATATGTTGCATTGCCGTCTGGGCCAATGTTGGAGATGAACCGATCATAACTTCGAGTCCATTTCTCTCTATTTGATCCTCGGAAAAAAAAGTTTCTCAAAaaatgatcctaaaaaaaattatctCTATCTTCTTGTCTTAAAAAAATCCTCTCTATTTTCGCATGGAGATTGCCCAAACATTCATTGCCAACTAGTGATGTTCCTCACCATCGGAACATGGGCACCTCCCATGTTTGTGCCTTGTGTGGCGCTCCACACAATAGGTGTCACTCGCTACTCAATTGCAGCGTGTCCTGAAGTGTTTGGGCTCTCTCCAAATTGAGCCGCTCCGTTGCTCGCCGGAGAGCACCGTCGCCCGCGCCTGTGCCCGCCGCTGCCCGATATTGCTGCTGCCTGCCGCTCCAGTACGCCCCTCCGTCCACGCTTTTGCTCCTCGCTGCTGCCACCCCTACCGCGCCCCGCGGCCGCTGAGCTCACGCAGCCCGCTGCTAGCCCCAGCCCCGTCATGGCCGTGACCTCCACCGCCGCTTCAGGTCACCGCCACCGCCGCTAGAGTCCTCCCTGGCGCCAGCCGACGCCACCGTTGGAGGCGCCGCTTCGGCAGTTTTCCAACGGGCCCAGCGGCGCGCCCTCCCGTCGCCGGAGTCGACCGAACAGCCATCACCGGCGCGTTCTGCCATCGCCGCCGTTAGCCGCCGACATGGCTTTGCCTTTAGCGCTAATGACTCTGCTAATTAAGCCCCACTAATGCACACTGACCACTGGGCCCCCACTGCTAACAAAAATGATTAACCCTCTATTTTAAAATAAACgtctcaatgacaagtgggcccgggggccctgttgaccagtcaatggTCCACTATTGACTGctgcgtcagcagtcaactgggcccCAATGGTCAGCCTCTGGCGCACTGCTgggtgcactgcaccgggtgcaTCTAACACTTTagttggatttttgaattaaaaataattctagaaatgtttaaaactttgaaaattaatagaaaataaaccgtaactccgatgaaaatgttttatatatgaaagttgcttagaaaaataCAGCGAATCCGAATAAGCGGcccattcatctgtcacatgcccctagcatgctgaacatggaatcGTCCCCTCTCTTTCGTTTGTCTGAAAAAAGCAAGACGCCGGGAAAACCCCTTCGGACAGTTTTCCTCTCCGTTTGCAACCtgtagtaccgcgttagagcacCCCTAGCATAGCTTACTGCCATGTCGTGCTTTCTGTTGCATTTGTATGCTtgctatttattgtttcttccccttcttctctccggtagaccccaagaccgataCTGATGCCCTTGTGACCGACTATATCGACggcgacacttcttccttttcagaagagcttccaggcaagccccccccccttgatcactctgatatcgcccattccattcactctcatgcttgcattagattttgctactattattgtttgctcctattctgatgcatagccttttttgctacctgctttcataccttacctgcttactctaaactgcttagtataggctagttagagatccatcaatgacccccaccttgtcccacttgccccgctttatgttcgatgactcgatcaacgtgatcgacgtccaggccccgacaacGCACATTACCCCttccccccttagttgtacgactatGCAGAGTTATTATCaagtgtcgagggtgatacctcgtcagcacttctggtgttaaccatgtagtgtagctattcagttgTGCTAATCGAGgatgattcctccttcaccactcccgataacaactctgtcgtgcaacccctcaagtgtggacgaggctgattcctccaagtccaccttgatggctacatcgagtgggaatccatcaagggtgattcctcaggttccCCCCTTGCTGTTTCAAACACACagtttgtcacgcccaatatgcgactctatcctaaaggaacttgaaggtcccgccaaggatagaagcacatattggagacgcttttgcaaggtggatatcattacatcgtaccattacataataattagggatacatacaaaaggcatacaatgccacatgaatacatcaaacatcatacataagaacaatatccgactatggatgaaacacaaacagaaactcaaacgacatccaccctgctagcccaggctgccgaccaggaacctaacgcAAGatcgacgatgaagaagaagaactccaagacaagcaaacatcgctctcacgatgtgatcatcgcataacctgtacctgcaactgttctgtagtaatctatgagccacgaggactcagcaatcccattaccatgggcattaagactagcaaagcttaatgggtatggaaggggtaaagtggtgaggttgcagcagcgactaagcattgtatggtggctaacttacgagtacaagagtatgagaaactacgcaaacggtcgcaaactagtaatgatcaagaagtgatcctgaactacttacgttcaaacataacccaaccgtgttctcttctcaaacgcacccgaaaagagacagtcacggttacgcacgtggttggtgtattttaattgagtttacttcaagtcctctacaaccaaatattaacaaattcccatctgccacataaccgcgggcacggctctccaaAGTTtaaaccccgcaggggtgtcccaacttagcccatgacaagctcatgatcccaggagacaatcctccatcgcaggaacctccgatcagactcgtaatcccagtgcacaagacatttcgacaatggtaaaactaatccagcaagacttcccgacatgccgacaccctgatagtagccacgcgtatctcttctcaggccacgtccggatgagcagtccgtacaactaaaaccagtccTCGAGTTTCCCTGTGGCGGcgttgcaaggggctctagtttgggaccaacaccatcagcactggccccctgtatgtagaaaagaatcctcgggttcatgatgccatatgccaattaattatttagttcaagtttttattatggcaaatgttaaaaccaatgttgggccttgctggaagagttttattcaaagcgaactgtcaagaggggcccataaaccctcaccgtgttagggacgcaaaatcaaggaacataacaccggtatgacagaaactagggcggcaagagtggaacaaaacactaggcataaggccaagccttccaccctttaccaagtatatatgtgcattaattaaataagagatattgtgatatcccatgatatccatgtcccaacatggaacaacctgcaactgcacctgcaactagcaacgctataagaggggctgagcaaagcgataacatagccaaacaacagtttgctaggaaggtaaaaaaggttagaggctaacatggcaatttgggaggcttgataaataagtggtaggtagcgcaacatagccatagcatcgagacaactagcatagaaaAGACAGTAGTGAGATctaaggtgatggtcatcttgcctgaaatccctctaggaagaagaacaagtccatgaagaagacgatcccacgtagtcgaacgaatcctcacaatcgcaatgaaacaggaactatcgacaaggagcacaaccgaaaagaagcaaacaacatggtaaacacacaagcatgaacaagacatgatgctcaaccaagtatgatgcatcataagtctatatgatgctactcatggcaagagatgatgcatacaagaacaacatatcaaagcaagtttaaatgaggccggaaacaacatataacaattccagaaactccccatatgcaaatttcaaaattggtactGATTTGAACAAAACATTATGTTGAAGTTATTAATcatcaagttaaagtgcaccaagatgatctacacgcttttctagtcaagttacatataaagttcatttaattcaaaGCTATGGtatagaagatatgagcaaaacaagttaaacatgtcattgatgcaaaagcaagcaaaacaacatcacaaacactccaaaacatgtatgcaacaaggtaacatgaaactacatgcaaaactaagcaagtttcatatagagcatactccaaacggagcaacggttcaacagatacactcaatacaagtttcacacacaatctgcccaaaactgcaactaagcactttgcaatcaaggaaacaacatgctacaggaatgaTATGGAtacaaacttgatatgcactcaaAGTATAGACAACATGCTTCAAATaacattaaggttcaggttcataggcatcaagattaatccaagatgatcaatgcaaaaagccaCTTGataacatgatacgtctccaacgtatctataattttttattgctccatgctatattatctactgttttggacattattgggctttattatccacttttatattatttttgggactaaactattaaccgga from Triticum aestivum cultivar Chinese Spring chromosome 4A, IWGSC CS RefSeq v2.1, whole genome shotgun sequence harbors:
- the LOC123085685 gene encoding probable NADH dehydrogenase [ubiquinone] 1 alpha subcomplex subunit 5, mitochondrial encodes the protein MFLRRILSGGGGLAAMRSARAVKETTGIVGLDVVSEARDVLIGLYTRTLKEIEAVPKDEGYRKAVESFTRYRLQICQEEEDWKRIEDRLGCGQVEELIEEAEDELKLIGKMIEWDPWGVPDDYECEVIEDDTPIPKHVPQHRPVALPEEFFKTLDAIKSDPALQGDSPPQVKS